One Pseudochaenichthys georgianus chromosome 4, fPseGeo1.2, whole genome shotgun sequence DNA window includes the following coding sequences:
- the LOC117445957 gene encoding transmembrane protein 125, with protein MPELDNFSPLRGQGGSELELNSPADPLRIQHSILDEQVELWWFRDPGKSLLCYFVAVLLILGCGLGGVGLLSTTTSVSSEWRLGAGTALCLLALGVLLKQLLSSAVQDMNCIRSRQRINMLKSGGLSDLLVVSITGMSLLICGGVLLHLALANHMPKPGQALNDMYISGVVLLAAGGAAVVGVGIYSVVVILLERTRHGRRFVDRVLNIFTVSGHMDRHARRETNSSLANLI; from the coding sequence ATGCCTGAACTGGACAACTTTTCCCCCCTGAGGGGTCAGGGTGGCTCTGAATTGGAGCTAAATAGTCCAGCAGACCCACTTCGGATTCAGCACAGCATCCTGGACGAGCAGGTGGAGCTGTGGTGGTTCAGAGATCCTGGGAAGTCTCTGCTCTGCTACTTCGTGGCTGTACTTCTAATCCTGGGGTGCGGGCTGGGAGGTGTCGGCCTTCTCTCTACCACTACCAGTGTCTCAAGCGAATGGCGGCTTGGCGCAGGCACGGCCCTCTGCTTACTCGCCCTAGGAGTGCTGCTCAAACAACTGCTCAGCTCGGCCGTGCAGGACATGAATTGCATCCGAAGCCGGCAGAGGATTAACATGCTGAAAAGTGGTGGCTTATCGGACCTCCTTGTGGTATCGATTACCGGGATGTCACTGTTGATTTGTGGAGGGGTTCTACTACACCTGGCCCTAGCTAATCACATGCCGAAGCCTGGTCAAGCTCTTAATGACATGTACATTTCTGGAGTAGTTTTGCTAGCTGCAGGGGGGGCTGCAGTTGTGGGTGTTGGAATATACTCTGTTGTGGTCATCCTGCTTGAGAGGACAAGGCATGGACGAAGGTTTGTGGACCGGGTCTTGAATATCTTCACTGTTTCTGGACACATGGACCGTCACGCTCGCAGGGAAACAAACTCGAGTCTGGCTAATCTCATATGA
- the ap1m3 gene encoding LOW QUALITY PROTEIN: adaptor related protein complex 1 subunit mu 3 (The sequence of the model RefSeq protein was modified relative to this genomic sequence to represent the inferred CDS: inserted 1 base in 1 codon; deleted 1 base in 1 codon; substituted 1 base at 1 genomic stop codon) translates to MSASAIFILDLKGKVLICRNYMGNMDMSEIDHFMPILMKREEEAEMTPMVTHGSSHFLWIKHSNLYLVAMTKKNANAALVYSFLYKIIQVFKEYFKELEEESIRDNFVTVYELMDEVMDFGFPQTTDSKILQEYITQQGHKLEIGAPRPPATVTNAVSWRSEGIKYRKNEVFMDVIESVNLLVNANGNVLRSEIVGTIKLNVVLSGMPELRLGLNDKVLFEITGSKEEXTVELEDVKXHQCVRLSRFENDRTISFIPPDGESELMSYRLNTTVKPLIWIESVIEKFSHSRVEIKVKARGQFKSRSTANNVSIMVPVPSDADSPKFKTSTGSAKWVPEKNAVQWNIKSFPGGKEYMMRAHFELPSVDSGELEAKIPITVNFEIPYFTVSGIQVRYLKIIEKSGYQALPWVRYITQSGDYQLRTN, encoded by the exons GTGCTAATCTGCCGTAACTACATGGGGAACATGGACATGAGTGAGATCGACCATTTTATGCCCATCCTGAtgaagagagaagaggaggcggagatGACACCTATGGTCACCCATGGCTCCTCACACTTCCTGTGGATCAAACACAGCAACCTTTACT TGGTggcgatgacgaagaagaatgCCAACGCTGCTCTGGTGTACTCCTTTCTTTATAAAATCATCCAG GTATTTAAGGAGTACTTTAAGGAGCTTGAGGAGGAGAGTATTCGTGACAACTTTGTGACGGTGTACGAGCTGATGGACGAAGTGATGGACTTTGGTTTTCCTCAGACAACGGACAGCAAGATCCTACAAGA GTACATCACCCAGCAGGGTCATAAATTGGAGATCGGGGCTCCTCGACCTCCTGCCACTGTCACCAACGCTGTGTCGTGGCGGTCAGAGGGCATCAAGTACAGGAAGAACGAAGTCTTCATGGATGTCATTGAGTCAGTCAATCTACTG GTGAACGCCAATGGCAATGTACTGCGGAGTGAAATAGTGGGCACCATCAAGCTCAACGTGGTCTTGTCGGGGATGCCTGAACTCAGACTGGGCCTCAATGACAAAGTGCTGTTTGAAATCACAGGCAGTAA aGAAGAGTAGACAGTGGAGCTGGAGGATGTGA TTCATCAGTGTGTCCGTCTGTCACGCTTCGAGAACGACCGCACCATCTCTTTCATC CCCCCCGACGGCGAGAGCGAGCTCATGTCCTACCGCCTTAACACGACG GTGAAGCCTCTCATATGGATTGAGAGTGTGATTGAGAAGTTCTCTCACAGCCGTGTGGAAATCAAGGTGAAG GCTCGAGGTCAGTTCAAGAGCCGCTCCACTGCCAACAATGTGTCCATTATGGTGCCAGTGCCCAGTGATGCTGACTCACCCAAGTTCAAGACCAGCACAGGCAGCGCCAAGTGGGTGCCCGAGAAGAACGCGGTGCAGTGGAACATCAAGTCCTTCCCT GGTGGTAAGGAGTATATGATGCGTGCGCACTTTGAGCTGCCCAGTGTGGACAGTGGTGAGCTGGAGGCAAAGATACCAATCACAGTTAACTTTGAGATTCCTTATTTCACCGTGTCTGGGATTCAG GTGCGTTACCTTAAGATTATAGAGAAGAGCGGTTACCAGGCATTACCATGGGTGCGCTACATCACACAAAGTGGAG ATTACCAGCTCCGGACAAACTAA